The sequence AGACAGGAACAGACTTTTTGCATTTGCCCCAGATGCCTGTGTTTGGATGGCACTCCAGGCTGTAAGTTGGGTCGAACTGCGTCTCCCTCACCATGTCACCTGGTGAGAGTTTCTGCGTGTCATGCTGTGTGACTATTCCTTTGCCATTTTGTTTCTGCAGAAAGTAATGAGAGCACAGATGTGGTGTGTTACTGCACTGTGGGATACCGCTCCTCCAAAGTGGCACAGAAACTGATGGAGTTTCTAGCGAGTGATGCTGGGCGGGGGCTGCGTGGGTCTCTGAAGGTTTACAACCTGGAGGGGGGGCTGGTGAAGTGGGCCAATGAGAGGAAAGCCATTGTGGACAGTGAGAATCAGCCCACAAGCCTCGTCCATCCCTACAGCGTGATGTGGGGTAAGCTCCTTGAGCCTGAATTCAGGGCCAAGATCTGAGCAAACCGTGCTTAGCTTCCAGTCAATGAGAACGGAGAAATCACAGCATCGAATGGGAATCATCCCATGGGAATTCTGCTATAGGAGCAAGGGGTTAATCAGATTGTATTGAAGCTTGCTAATGTTCCACCTCTATCGATGTCTCTTTTATTAACATTCACTTTTACCTGTT comes from Mustelus asterias chromosome 12, sMusAst1.hap1.1, whole genome shotgun sequence and encodes:
- the LOC144501182 gene encoding sulfurtransferase Alvin_2599-like, whose translation is MEPVIWWIRKSFNSVQDLSSDAMEQLMTNQGRIVVLDVRSPGEYQISHLQGAVRVDPETTDMDHLVTNLGLEESNESTDVVCYCTVGYRSSKVAQKLMEFLASDAGRGLRGSLKVYNLEGGLVKWANERKAIVDSENQPTSLVHPYSVMWGKLLEPEFRAKI